In Rubrivirga marina, the following are encoded in one genomic region:
- a CDS encoding glycoside hydrolase family 43 protein, with protein MAPTEPLVTDLYTADPRAHVFDGRIYVYPSHDIDAGIPENDFGDHFAMEDYHVFSMDRVGGEVVDHGVALHLKDVPWAERQLWSGDAAEKDGRYYLYFPAKDKDGVFRIGVAVSDDPGGPFTPQPEPMEGSFSIDQSTFRDDDGTHYLYWGGIWGGQLQRWTTGSYDPDAPEERDEDVPAIGPRVARLSDDMLQFGEAPREIQILDENGDPILQTDHERRFFEACWMHKHEGTYYLSYSTGDTHLIVYATGDNPYGPFTYQGVVLTPVLGWTTHHSIVEHEGQWYLFYHDSSLSGGRTHLRSMKVAELTHRPDGSIETIPGDR; from the coding sequence ATGGCCCCGACCGAACCCCTCGTCACCGACCTCTACACCGCCGACCCCCGTGCCCACGTGTTCGACGGGCGGATCTACGTCTACCCCTCGCACGACATCGACGCCGGCATCCCCGAGAACGACTTCGGCGACCACTTCGCGATGGAGGACTACCACGTCTTCTCGATGGACCGCGTCGGCGGCGAGGTCGTCGACCATGGCGTGGCGCTCCACCTGAAGGACGTCCCGTGGGCCGAGCGCCAGCTCTGGTCCGGCGACGCGGCCGAGAAGGACGGCCGGTACTACCTCTACTTCCCGGCCAAAGACAAAGACGGCGTCTTCCGCATCGGCGTCGCCGTGAGCGACGACCCCGGCGGCCCGTTCACGCCGCAGCCGGAGCCCATGGAGGGCAGCTTCTCCATCGACCAGAGCACGTTCCGAGACGACGACGGGACGCACTACCTCTACTGGGGCGGCATCTGGGGCGGCCAGCTCCAGCGCTGGACCACAGGCTCGTACGACCCCGACGCCCCCGAAGAACGCGACGAGGACGTCCCCGCGATTGGCCCGCGCGTGGCCCGGCTGAGCGACGACATGCTCCAGTTTGGCGAGGCGCCCCGCGAGATCCAGATCCTCGACGAGAACGGCGACCCGATCCTCCAGACCGACCACGAGCGTCGCTTTTTCGAGGCCTGCTGGATGCACAAGCACGAGGGCACGTACTACCTCTCGTACTCGACCGGCGACACGCACCTCATCGTCTACGCCACCGGCGACAACCCGTACGGCCCGTTCACCTACCAGGGCGTCGTCCTTACCCCCGTCCTCGGCTGGACGACGCACCACTCGATTGTCGAGCACGAGGGCCAGTGGTACCTGTTCTACCACGACTCGTCGCTGTCGGGTGGGAGGACGCATCTTCGCAGCATGAAGGTGGCCGAGCTCACGCACCGCCCCGACGGCTCCATCGAGACGATCCCGGGCGACCGATAG
- a CDS encoding PQQ-dependent sugar dehydrogenase, giving the protein MSRHVLRLGAALGLLAVAGCGDTARLSVAAGTGPDPTLPPPTSSLIPTVGIADAEPWPDGRQPTPAPGLAVNAFASGFEHPRWLHVLPNGDVLVAESNAPPKAGTNGFVGRIRRHFMKKAGSAGPSADRISLVRDTDGDGVADVRSALLDGLASPFGMALVDGQLYVANSASLVRFPYAEGDTAITAPADTVAHFPAGTYNQHWTRSLLASPDGKTLWVGVGSASNVGEHGLDEEVGRAAIWAIDVATGDTSLYATGLRNPVGLAVEPTTGALWTAVNERDELGSDLVPDYMTAVREGAFYGWPWSYFGDHVDTRVEPRRPDLVGQAVVPDYALGPHTASLGLAWVEAGQVAPEAGMVVGQHGSWNRRPKSGYKVVFVPFADGEPAGPPRDVLTGFLSADEDEAYGRPVGVVVAADGSLLVADDVGDVIWRVSRAE; this is encoded by the coding sequence ATGTCCCGCCATGTCCTCCGCCTCGGTGCGGCGCTCGGCCTGCTCGCCGTCGCCGGGTGCGGCGACACGGCCCGCCTGAGCGTCGCCGCCGGCACCGGCCCCGACCCGACGCTCCCCCCTCCGACCTCGTCGCTCATTCCGACCGTCGGCATCGCCGACGCCGAGCCGTGGCCCGACGGGCGCCAGCCGACGCCCGCGCCGGGCCTGGCCGTGAACGCCTTCGCGTCGGGGTTCGAGCACCCGCGCTGGCTGCACGTCCTGCCCAATGGCGACGTGCTCGTGGCCGAGTCGAACGCCCCGCCGAAGGCCGGCACGAACGGGTTCGTCGGCCGCATCCGGCGCCACTTCATGAAGAAGGCCGGCTCGGCCGGCCCGAGCGCCGACCGGATCTCCCTCGTCCGCGACACCGACGGCGACGGCGTCGCCGACGTCCGCTCCGCCCTCCTCGACGGCCTCGCGTCGCCGTTCGGGATGGCGCTCGTCGACGGCCAGCTCTACGTCGCCAATAGCGCGTCGCTCGTCCGCTTCCCCTACGCGGAGGGCGACACCGCAATCACGGCGCCGGCCGACACCGTCGCGCACTTCCCGGCCGGGACGTACAACCAACATTGGACGCGGAGCCTCCTCGCCTCCCCCGACGGGAAGACGCTCTGGGTCGGCGTCGGCTCGGCGAGCAACGTCGGCGAGCACGGGCTGGACGAGGAGGTCGGCCGCGCGGCGATCTGGGCGATCGACGTGGCGACGGGCGACACGAGCCTCTACGCGACCGGCCTCCGCAACCCCGTCGGCCTCGCGGTCGAGCCCACGACGGGCGCGCTGTGGACGGCCGTCAACGAGCGCGACGAGCTGGGCAGCGACCTCGTCCCCGACTACATGACGGCGGTGCGCGAGGGCGCCTTCTATGGCTGGCCGTGGAGCTACTTCGGCGACCACGTCGACACGCGCGTCGAGCCCCGCCGTCCCGACCTCGTGGGCCAGGCCGTCGTGCCCGACTACGCACTCGGCCCGCACACGGCGTCGCTCGGCCTCGCGTGGGTCGAGGCGGGCCAGGTCGCCCCCGAGGCGGGCATGGTCGTCGGCCAGCACGGCTCGTGGAATCGGCGGCCGAAGAGCGGCTACAAGGTCGTGTTCGTGCCGTTCGCCGACGGCGAGCCCGCCGGCCCGCCGCGCGACGTCCTGACCGGCTTCCTCTCGGCGGACGAGGACGAGGCGTACGGCCGCCCCGTCGGCGTCGTGGTCGCGGCCGACGGATCGCTCCTCGTGGCCGACGACGTCGGCGACGTGATCTGGCGCGTGTCGCGCGCCGAGTAG
- a CDS encoding DUF2911 domain-containing protein: protein MRLALAALALVPLAAAPAAQQQLTTPRVSPHAEVSQTVGLTELRVDYHRPAVNDRRIWGDLVPYGEVWRAGANENTVFEASTDVMVEGQTLPAGRYGFHTIPGEDEWTIIFSTISSAWGSYSYDPAEDTLRVMVTPREGPATERLSFRFDAPDETSATLVLAWDDLEVPVRLTVDTPAVVLANMESELRGVAGFYWEGWDQIARYALDAGRRPEAALAWAERSREIRPTFGNTMTIAAALEALGRADEADEARAAAFGLATEDEVRAYARERRRAGRPDEAEAALARLDEIP, encoded by the coding sequence ATGCGTCTCGCCCTCGCCGCCCTCGCGCTCGTCCCCCTGGCGGCCGCCCCCGCCGCCCAACAGCAGCTCACCACGCCCCGCGTCAGCCCTCACGCCGAGGTGAGCCAGACGGTCGGCCTGACCGAGTTGCGGGTCGACTACCACCGCCCGGCCGTGAACGACCGGCGGATCTGGGGCGACCTCGTGCCCTACGGTGAGGTCTGGCGCGCGGGCGCCAACGAGAACACCGTCTTCGAGGCGTCGACCGACGTGATGGTCGAGGGCCAGACGCTCCCCGCTGGCCGCTACGGGTTCCACACAATCCCCGGCGAGGACGAGTGGACGATCATCTTTTCGACCATCTCCTCGGCCTGGGGGTCGTACTCCTACGACCCCGCCGAGGACACCCTCCGCGTGATGGTCACCCCGCGGGAGGGCCCGGCGACGGAGCGCCTGAGCTTCCGGTTCGACGCGCCGGACGAGACGTCCGCGACGCTGGTCCTGGCGTGGGACGACCTCGAAGTGCCGGTCCGCCTGACCGTCGACACGCCCGCCGTGGTGCTGGCGAACATGGAGAGCGAGCTCCGCGGCGTCGCCGGGTTCTACTGGGAGGGCTGGGACCAGATCGCCCGCTACGCCCTCGACGCCGGCCGCCGTCCCGAGGCCGCCCTCGCCTGGGCCGAGCGGTCGCGAGAGATCCGGCCGACGTTCGGCAACACGATGACGATCGCGGCCGCCCTGGAGGCCCTCGGCCGCGCCGACGAGGCCGACGAGGCCCGCGCCGCCGCCTTCGGGCTGGCGACCGAGGACGAGGTGCGCGCCTACGCCCGCGAGCGCCGCCGCGCCGGCCGTCCCGACGAGGCCGAGGCCGCGCTCGCTCGCCTCGACGAGATCCCGTAG
- a CDS encoding TerB family tellurite resistance protein has product MSALPTLDLHALPEKQRLMFYGALFAMSAADRDMDESEDDRIFESLDLGDLSGDARKQVFQLAIQPPPLERCLLQFKDEDLELRRALMLNLIDVVLADGLIEPAEHVGLHEAREVLKLDRDDMAHLHDIAFSAQGADVQRPICPAPLSQGDA; this is encoded by the coding sequence ATGTCTGCCCTTCCGACACTCGACCTCCACGCGCTGCCCGAGAAGCAGCGGCTGATGTTTTACGGCGCCCTCTTCGCCATGTCCGCCGCCGACCGCGACATGGACGAGAGCGAGGACGACCGGATCTTCGAGTCCCTCGACCTCGGCGACCTCTCGGGCGACGCGCGCAAGCAGGTGTTCCAGCTCGCCATCCAGCCGCCCCCGCTCGAGCGCTGCCTCCTCCAGTTCAAGGACGAGGACCTCGAGCTCCGGCGGGCGCTGATGCTGAATCTCATCGACGTGGTCCTGGCCGACGGTCTGATCGAGCCGGCCGAGCACGTCGGGCTCCACGAGGCCCGCGAGGTGCTCAAGCTGGACCGCGACGACATGGCCCACCTCCACGACATCGCGTTCTCGGCGCAGGGCGCCGACGTCCAGCGTCCCATCTGCCCCGCCCCGCTCTCGCAGGGCGACGCCTAG
- a CDS encoding YihY/virulence factor BrkB family protein has translation MALSWPLTKDLVTTTVREVGDDDVTSLAAAIAYYTVFSLPPLLVLIVALAGAFIGPAEVTEMLTSQVGSAVGSDAADAVRTMIENASTLGAGLGAKLAGIAALLFGATGAFGQLQKALNRAWEVEAADERGPILSLVFKRVLSFGMVLTVAFLLLVSLAISSVLAALGDAAASVAGEGVVGTGVQILNLVVSFGVTAALFAVLFRVLPDAEISWRDVAVGAIVTAVLFTIGKTAIGFYLGRAEPGSAFGAAGSLALLLVWIYYSALIVLVGAEFTQAWAEKVGGGIREDPPGHRDTTPTVGEPSEEVHPIAVERDPAPYSGRTPASEDAASA, from the coding sequence ATGGCGCTGTCCTGGCCCCTCACAAAAGACCTCGTCACCACGACCGTCCGCGAGGTGGGCGACGACGACGTGACCTCGCTGGCCGCCGCGATCGCGTACTACACGGTTTTCTCGCTGCCCCCCCTGCTGGTGCTCATCGTGGCCCTCGCCGGCGCGTTCATCGGGCCAGCGGAGGTGACGGAAATGCTCACGTCACAGGTCGGGTCGGCCGTCGGTAGCGACGCCGCAGACGCCGTCCGGACGATGATCGAGAACGCGAGCACGCTGGGCGCCGGCCTCGGCGCCAAGCTGGCCGGGATCGCGGCGCTCTTGTTCGGCGCGACCGGGGCGTTCGGGCAGCTCCAGAAGGCGCTGAACCGCGCCTGGGAGGTCGAGGCCGCCGACGAGCGCGGGCCGATCCTCTCCCTCGTCTTCAAGCGGGTCCTGTCGTTCGGGATGGTGCTGACCGTCGCGTTCCTACTCCTCGTGTCGCTCGCGATTAGCTCGGTGCTGGCCGCCCTCGGTGACGCCGCGGCGTCGGTCGCGGGGGAGGGCGTCGTCGGGACGGGCGTCCAGATCCTCAACCTCGTCGTCAGCTTCGGCGTGACGGCGGCACTCTTCGCCGTCCTCTTCCGCGTGCTGCCCGACGCCGAGATCTCGTGGCGCGACGTGGCCGTCGGTGCCATCGTGACCGCCGTGCTGTTCACGATCGGCAAGACGGCGATCGGATTCTACCTCGGCCGGGCCGAGCCGGGGTCGGCGTTCGGCGCGGCCGGGTCGCTGGCGCTCCTCCTCGTCTGGATCTACTACTCCGCGCTCATCGTGCTCGTCGGCGCGGAGTTCACGCAGGCCTGGGCGGAGAAGGTCGGCGGCGGCATCCGCGAGGACCCACCGGGCCACAGGGACACGACGCCGACCGTCGGCGAGCCGTCCGAGGAGGTGCACCCGATCGCGGTCGAGCGCGATCCGGCGCCGTACTCGGGCCGCACGCCCGCAAGCGAGGACGCGGCCTCGGCCTGA
- a CDS encoding Smr/MutS family protein: MPHPRLDDDGQTVILDLHGARIDEALRLAQSLVVQAARYGRSTVRLVHGSSTADRGADRTIKGTLHAALDRGDFDQHVTSDFRQDSVLILGIAPAPSPRPGRLRLADLR, encoded by the coding sequence GTGCCCCACCCCCGTCTCGACGACGACGGCCAGACCGTTATACTCGACCTCCACGGCGCTCGGATTGACGAGGCCCTCCGCCTCGCGCAGTCCCTCGTCGTGCAGGCCGCCCGGTACGGACGCTCGACGGTCCGCCTCGTCCACGGCAGTTCGACGGCCGACCGCGGCGCCGACCGCACCATCAAGGGCACGCTCCACGCCGCGCTCGACCGCGGCGACTTCGACCAGCACGTCACGTCCGACTTCCGCCAGGACTCCGTCCTGATCCTCGGCATCGCGCCGGCCCCCTCCCCCCGCCCCGGCCGCCTCCGACTGGCGGACCTCCGCTAG
- a CDS encoding gamma-glutamyl-gamma-aminobutyrate hydrolase family protein — protein MDRPRIGVTTSLNPTDTGAREQRLDLAYVRAVERAGGLPLIVPMLATDEAAEAFAALLDGLVVTGGPAVTDGLVGDLPDDIDETDPDRVASDVRVLRAFLDARRPTLGICYGMQLASALRGGTIYADVERQVEGTAVHSRGRGGTVHPTQVIEGTRLRQIVGRDEIEVNTRHVQAVAEPGHGLVVSARAPDGTIEAIESADGTFIGLQFHPEAMEPPLDAVFEDLVARAREARR, from the coding sequence ATGGACCGACCCCGCATCGGCGTCACGACGTCGCTCAACCCCACCGACACCGGCGCCCGTGAACAGCGCCTCGACCTCGCCTACGTCCGTGCGGTCGAGCGCGCTGGCGGGCTCCCCCTCATCGTCCCGATGCTCGCGACCGACGAGGCTGCGGAAGCGTTCGCCGCCCTCCTCGATGGCCTCGTCGTGACCGGCGGCCCCGCCGTCACCGACGGGCTCGTGGGCGACCTCCCCGACGACATCGACGAGACCGACCCCGACCGGGTCGCGTCCGACGTCCGCGTCCTCCGCGCCTTCCTCGACGCCCGCCGGCCGACGCTCGGCATCTGCTACGGGATGCAGCTCGCGAGCGCCCTTCGGGGCGGCACGATCTACGCGGACGTCGAGCGCCAGGTCGAGGGGACGGCCGTCCACAGCCGGGGACGGGGCGGGACGGTCCATCCCACGCAGGTCATCGAGGGCACGCGGCTGCGGCAGATCGTCGGGCGGGACGAGATCGAGGTCAACACGCGCCACGTGCAGGCCGTGGCGGAGCCGGGCCACGGGCTCGTCGTCTCGGCTCGGGCTCCCGACGGGACCATCGAGGCGATCGAAAGCGCCGACGGGACGTTCATCGGCCTCCAGTTCCATCCCGAAGCGATGGAGCCCCCCCTGGACGCGGTGTTCGAGGATCTGGTCGCACGTGCGCGCGAGGCCCGGCGCTAG
- a CDS encoding plastocyanin/azurin family copper-binding protein, producing the protein MRSAGSPSAAVRVGRLGVVAAALVWLGAGCAEPPGPSPEQQAIFAQEVDQELVVPAVRNAMSYAVGEVTAPAGATVRLVMDNSTTTSPAMVHNVVVVQSEAAVERVGREAAGAPDNIPEDEAILFYTPLARPGQRTAVVFTMPPPGRYPFLCTYPGHFRFMQGTLVSTPAD; encoded by the coding sequence ATGAGGAGCGCTGGGTCCCCGAGTGCGGCCGTCAGGGTCGGCCGCCTCGGCGTCGTCGCGGCCGCCCTCGTGTGGCTGGGCGCGGGGTGCGCCGAGCCGCCCGGTCCGTCGCCGGAACAGCAGGCGATCTTCGCGCAGGAGGTCGATCAGGAGCTCGTCGTGCCGGCCGTCCGGAACGCGATGAGCTATGCGGTTGGCGAGGTCACAGCGCCGGCCGGAGCGACGGTCCGCCTCGTCATGGACAACTCCACGACGACGAGCCCGGCGATGGTCCACAACGTCGTCGTGGTCCAGTCCGAGGCGGCCGTCGAGCGGGTCGGTCGAGAGGCCGCCGGGGCGCCCGACAACATCCCGGAGGACGAGGCCATCCTGTTCTACACGCCCCTCGCGCGGCCGGGGCAACGGACGGCCGTCGTGTTTACGATGCCGCCGCCGGGGCGCTACCCGTTCCTCTGCACCTACCCCGGCCACTTCCGGTTCATGCAGGGCACCCTCGTCTCGACGCCGGCCGACTGA
- the ppk1 gene encoding polyphosphate kinase 1 has protein sequence MADEPTAETTPTPGDGLPDLPAATPEADADDAAPALETAAVPPEPTLDQELALAVEPVEVPDGAPLDHPALYFNRELSWIDFNWRVFFQALDERVPLLERVRFVAITANNLDEFYRKRIGGLKRQLGAGVRALSPDGRTPREQLELTTAAVLDMQAELSRVWEDELRPELAAAGVVVREYDSLEDDEQAELDRVFRGTIFPILTPLAVDSGHPFPFISNLSLSLAVTLRHPTRGTEHFARLKVPTGRARFMPVDGSEGEFVAIEDLIANNAEELFRGMDVEGVYAFRVTRNASVDRSEEEADDLLSMISEELRERKFSEVVRLEVEAEMPDRVRELLRRELNLTEPEDVVEVDGLLDLAGLEALYKVDRSDLKDLPWEPVVPIRLRHMVMEDDDDMFSVIRKGDLLVHHPYESFAASTQRFIEEAAEDPRVLAIKLTLYRTSQDSPIVRSLIRAAEAGKQVAALVELKARFDEENNIEWAQRLERTGAHVAYGLVGLKTHAKTTLIVREEPGGLRTYCHLGTGNYNPTTARFYTDFGLFTCREDIGEDLVGLFHFLTGYAPEQEYQTLAVAPRDLRSRFVSLIRREVAHAKAGRKARIIAKMNALDDVGIIQELYCASRAGVQIDLIVRGHTRMRPGVEGYSENVRIVSIVGRFLEHSRIYYFHNGGDDETYIGSADWMRRNLDDRVEVVAPVEDETARARLKRTLKFCLEDNRQAWDLGADGRYSLRWPGENEKVRAFHDTLMRRARRRTEEDDAAWSF, from the coding sequence ATGGCCGACGAACCCACCGCCGAGACGACGCCGACGCCCGGCGACGGCCTCCCCGACCTGCCCGCCGCAACGCCTGAGGCCGACGCGGACGACGCGGCGCCTGCCCTCGAGACCGCTGCCGTGCCCCCGGAGCCGACGCTCGACCAGGAGCTCGCGCTCGCCGTGGAGCCCGTCGAGGTGCCCGACGGCGCCCCGCTCGACCACCCCGCGCTCTATTTCAACCGCGAGCTGAGCTGGATCGACTTCAACTGGCGCGTCTTTTTTCAGGCCCTCGACGAGCGGGTGCCGCTGCTGGAGCGCGTCCGGTTCGTGGCGATCACGGCCAACAACCTCGACGAGTTTTACCGCAAGCGAATCGGGGGTCTCAAGCGCCAGCTCGGCGCTGGCGTCCGCGCGCTCTCGCCCGACGGGCGGACGCCGCGCGAGCAGCTCGAGCTCACGACGGCCGCCGTGCTCGATATGCAGGCCGAGCTCTCGCGCGTGTGGGAGGACGAGCTCCGCCCCGAACTGGCCGCCGCCGGCGTCGTCGTCCGCGAGTACGACAGCCTGGAGGACGACGAGCAGGCCGAGCTCGACCGGGTCTTCCGCGGCACCATCTTCCCGATCCTCACGCCGCTCGCGGTCGACTCGGGCCACCCGTTCCCGTTCATCTCGAACCTGTCGCTGTCGCTGGCGGTCACGCTCCGCCACCCGACGCGCGGGACCGAGCACTTCGCCCGACTGAAGGTCCCCACGGGCCGCGCTCGGTTCATGCCCGTCGACGGGTCCGAGGGCGAGTTCGTGGCCATCGAGGACCTGATCGCCAACAACGCCGAGGAGCTCTTCCGCGGCATGGACGTCGAGGGCGTCTACGCCTTCCGCGTCACGCGCAACGCGAGCGTCGACCGGAGCGAGGAGGAGGCCGACGACCTCCTGTCGATGATCTCCGAGGAGCTCCGCGAGCGGAAGTTCTCCGAGGTCGTCCGCCTCGAGGTCGAGGCCGAGATGCCCGACCGCGTCCGCGAGCTGCTCCGCCGCGAGCTCAACCTCACCGAGCCCGAGGACGTCGTCGAGGTCGACGGCCTGCTCGACCTCGCCGGCCTCGAGGCCCTCTACAAGGTCGACCGGTCCGACCTGAAGGATCTCCCGTGGGAGCCCGTCGTCCCGATCCGTCTGCGCCACATGGTGATGGAGGACGACGACGACATGTTCTCCGTCATCCGGAAGGGCGATCTGCTCGTCCACCACCCGTACGAGAGCTTCGCCGCCTCGACCCAGCGGTTCATCGAGGAGGCCGCCGAGGACCCCCGCGTCCTCGCCATCAAGCTGACGCTCTACCGGACCAGTCAGGACAGTCCCATCGTTCGGTCCCTCATCCGAGCGGCCGAGGCGGGCAAACAGGTCGCGGCTCTCGTCGAGCTCAAGGCCCGGTTCGACGAGGAGAACAACATCGAGTGGGCGCAGCGGCTGGAGCGGACGGGGGCGCACGTCGCGTACGGCCTCGTCGGCCTGAAGACGCACGCCAAGACGACGCTCATCGTCCGCGAGGAGCCCGGCGGGCTCCGCACGTACTGCCACCTCGGCACGGGCAACTACAACCCCACGACGGCCCGCTTCTACACCGACTTCGGCCTGTTCACGTGCCGCGAGGACATCGGCGAGGACCTCGTCGGCCTGTTCCACTTCCTGACCGGCTACGCGCCGGAGCAGGAGTACCAGACGCTGGCGGTCGCTCCTCGCGACCTCCGCTCCCGGTTCGTGTCCCTCATCCGCCGCGAGGTGGCCCACGCGAAGGCCGGGCGCAAGGCGCGGATCATCGCCAAGATGAACGCGCTCGACGACGTCGGGATCATCCAGGAGCTGTACTGCGCGAGCCGGGCCGGCGTCCAGATCGACCTCATCGTCCGCGGCCACACCCGGATGCGGCCCGGGGTCGAGGGCTACTCTGAGAACGTCCGCATCGTGTCGATCGTCGGCCGCTTCCTTGAGCACAGCCGGATCTACTACTTCCACAACGGCGGCGACGACGAGACCTACATCGGCTCGGCCGACTGGATGCGTCGCAACCTGGACGACCGCGTTGAGGTGGTCGCACCCGTCGAGGACGAGACGGCCCGGGCTCGGCTCAAGCGGACGCTCAAATTCTGTCTCGAAGACAACCGCCAGGCGTGGGACCTCGGGGCAGACGGCCGCTACTCGCTCCGCTGGCCGGGGGAGAACGAGAAGGTGCGCGCCTTCCACGACACGCTCATGCGCCGTGCCCGCCGGCGGACCGAAGAAGACGACGCGGCGTGGTCCTTCTAG
- the dnaG gene encoding DNA primase translates to MPGIPDATIDEVRAASDLVDVVSDRVRLKKQGQRFMGLCPFHNEKSPSFSVDPSQNLYYCFGCRRGGDVFKFVEEIEGVGFLDAVRLLADRAGIEIREEGTSPEADRRGAMHAALRFAAGYFYTTLGTPDGERGVEYLRKRGFSKDAVREFGIGVATPAWDGLVRTATEAGYKPEVLEAVGLAKERNGGGHYDVFRDRLMFPILSPIGKVLGFGGRILPDTQTGSDDYTPAKYVNSPETEVYHKSRVLYGMKQAKRSIRTEREAVVVEGYADVVSLWDAGVRNVVAASGTALTPQQMDLLKKLDVQRLVLLFDADAAGQGAARKGVDVALDAGLAPYAVSLPDGADPDSFVRQFGADAFRGILRDERLDFVEFLVLQARQSGALATPEGKSDAVREVLRTIKRLGDPIQSGEYLRRAAALLDVYETDLRRQFEGQAPPRLRPRPEPETAEFQESTPPPLPELRPEEESLIRLMLEHGTPMVEHVLTRMGVDEFTPGAPREIVQALIAQFEAGAIDAGPFVRGEHGESARVLVAEALAERHGLSTDNWKAKVGTTVKGRDSAPFETATSSMRLLKLDRVQEAITATMAEIQSRERAGEDIADLQAQVNELNALRRTIDRGEFMEWEG, encoded by the coding sequence CATGGGCCTCTGCCCGTTCCACAACGAGAAGTCCCCGTCGTTCTCGGTCGACCCGTCGCAGAACCTGTACTACTGCTTTGGCTGCCGGCGCGGTGGCGACGTGTTCAAGTTCGTGGAGGAGATCGAGGGCGTCGGGTTCCTGGACGCCGTCCGGCTCTTGGCCGACCGAGCGGGCATCGAGATCCGGGAGGAGGGCACGAGCCCGGAGGCCGACCGCCGCGGCGCGATGCACGCCGCGCTCCGGTTTGCGGCGGGCTACTTCTACACGACGCTCGGGACGCCGGACGGTGAGCGCGGCGTCGAGTACCTCCGCAAGCGGGGGTTCTCGAAGGACGCCGTCCGCGAGTTCGGCATCGGCGTCGCGACGCCCGCCTGGGACGGCCTCGTCCGCACGGCCACCGAGGCGGGGTACAAGCCGGAGGTTCTGGAGGCCGTCGGGCTGGCGAAGGAGCGGAATGGCGGCGGCCACTACGACGTGTTCCGCGACCGGCTCATGTTCCCGATCCTGTCGCCCATCGGGAAGGTGCTCGGCTTCGGCGGGCGGATCCTACCGGACACCCAGACGGGCAGCGACGACTACACGCCGGCCAAGTACGTCAACTCGCCCGAGACCGAGGTCTACCACAAGTCCCGCGTGCTGTACGGGATGAAGCAGGCCAAGCGGTCGATCCGGACGGAGCGCGAGGCCGTTGTGGTCGAGGGCTACGCCGATGTGGTGTCGCTGTGGGACGCCGGCGTCCGCAACGTCGTCGCCGCCAGCGGCACGGCGCTGACGCCGCAGCAGATGGACCTCCTGAAGAAGCTCGACGTCCAGCGCCTCGTTCTGCTCTTCGACGCCGACGCGGCGGGGCAGGGCGCCGCACGGAAGGGGGTCGACGTCGCCCTCGACGCTGGCCTGGCGCCGTACGCCGTCTCGCTGCCGGACGGCGCCGACCCCGACTCGTTCGTCCGCCAGTTCGGCGCCGACGCGTTCCGGGGCATCCTCCGCGACGAGCGGCTGGACTTCGTCGAGTTCCTCGTGCTGCAGGCCCGCCAGTCCGGCGCGCTCGCCACGCCCGAGGGCAAGAGCGACGCCGTCCGCGAGGTGCTCCGCACGATCAAGCGGCTCGGCGACCCGATCCAGTCGGGTGAGTACCTCCGCCGCGCCGCCGCGCTCCTCGACGTCTACGAGACCGACCTCCGCCGCCAGTTCGAGGGACAGGCCCCGCCTCGGTTGCGCCCTCGGCCCGAGCCTGAGACCGCGGAGTTCCAGGAGAGCACGCCGCCCCCTCTTCCGGAGCTCCGACCGGAGGAGGAGTCCTTGATCCGGCTCATGCTCGAACACGGCACGCCGATGGTCGAGCACGTCCTCACCCGGATGGGCGTCGACGAGTTCACGCCCGGGGCGCCGCGGGAGATCGTCCAGGCCCTGATCGCCCAGTTCGAGGCCGGCGCCATCGACGCGGGCCCGTTCGTTCGCGGCGAGCACGGCGAGTCCGCGCGTGTGCTCGTCGCCGAGGCCCTCGCCGAGCGGCACGGCCTCAGCACCGACAACTGGAAGGCGAAGGTCGGGACGACCGTCAAGGGGCGGGACAGCGCGCCGTTCGAGACCGCGACGTCGTCGATGCGGCTCCTCAAGCTCGATCGCGTCCAAGAGGCGATCACGGCGACGATGGCGGAGATCCAGTCGCGCGAGCGGGCCGGCGAGGACATCGCCGACCTCCAGGCCCAGGTGAACGAACTGAACGCGCTGCGGAGGACGATCGACCGAGGCGAGTTCATGGAGTGGGAGGGCTGA